The genomic region CGGGCTGAACCTTAAACCCGATCTGGTGGTGAGCGGCATCAATCTCGGCGAGAACATTTCGTATGAGTCGATTACCACCTCCGGTACGGTTGGTGCTGCGATGGAAGCGGCAAACCAGGGGGTTCCGGCGCTTGCCTACTCGCTGCAGATGAGCGATCAGGGCAGTAAGTTCACCGACCCGCGCTGTTCGACCCAGGACTTTTCCCAGGCAAAAGAGGTGGTGGCCCGCCTGACACAGATGTTTCTTGCGTCCGGTCTGCCGAAGAACTGCCATCTGGTAAATATCAATATCCCGGCCTGCCGCATGGAGGGTTACGAGGTGACTACGCTTGGAACACGGTTGTTTGATACGTATGTGGAAATGCGGATTGATCCCCGCGGAAAGCCGTACTACTGGATCAACGGGGATGTGATCTATACGCCTGAGCCGCATTCGGATGTGACGGCTCTCCGGAACAACCGCGTGTCGGTAACGCCGCTGACGCTGGACAATACGGCCTTTGCTGCGTGCGGGGATCTCAAAAAACTGCTTGCGGATCAGGGATTCTGATCTTCCAGCATCTCGCCGCAGCAGGAGCAGAACCGTGCGTCGCCGGGATTTTCCGTGCTGCATCCCGGGCAGATTTTTGTTTTCTTTGCATCGGCTGCGTCGGCGGGAAGTTTTTCCTCTTCGGTTTTGATCTCTGCTAAGATTTTTTGCAGTTTTTCTCCGAGTTCACCGTATTTTTCCGTGCCGTTCTCTGCAACGGCACGTTTGCCTATCTCGGCATATGCGGCGTCGGCATCTTTTTTGAGATTGCTGATCTTTGACTGAATCTCCAGTGTTTTTACGGATTTATTGAGGTCTTCAACGGATTTGTTGAGACCTTTCTTTAAATCACCAAGAAAATCTCCCATGGCTCTTCTCTTTCAACATGGGAAATCTGGAGATATATACTTTTATCTCTGGAGGAATCCGGTATTTTTCGTTGCAAACCTCCCCCGAAAAGAGAGCCTATCCTTAAGTGGAATATCAGGGGTATACGTTGGTACTTTTTTCTGGACATTGTAGGTGAGTGAGTGGTGAGTGGAATACCTGAAAAAGAAAACGCAGATAACGCAGATGCGCCTAACGGCGCTGCTTCGCTCATCGCATTTTCTTAACGCTGCTCGCCATCCCGTCCGAGCGGACGGGCGGCGTTGCTGTCGCAAACGCAGCTAAAAATGCTCGCGAAGCTGGTGCAGGATAAGGAACAAGTGGGAGCTTCGCGAGCATTTGCCGTCGCGCTTGCGACAGCAACGCCGCCCGCC from Methanocorpusculum vombati harbors:
- the surE gene encoding 5'/3'-nucleotidase SurE; translated protein: MRPKILLTNDDGVNSGGLWAAYEAMSAFADVTVVAPAVQQSAVGRSISIFEPLRMNEVRIGDRAAYSVEGRPTDALLLGLYGLNLKPDLVVSGINLGENISYESITTSGTVGAAMEAANQGVPALAYSLQMSDQGSKFTDPRCSTQDFSQAKEVVARLTQMFLASGLPKNCHLVNINIPACRMEGYEVTTLGTRLFDTYVEMRIDPRGKPYYWINGDVIYTPEPHSDVTALRNNRVSVTPLTLDNTAFAACGDLKKLLADQGF